One window of the Diospyros lotus cultivar Yz01 chromosome 12, ASM1463336v1, whole genome shotgun sequence genome contains the following:
- the LOC127814140 gene encoding CASP-like protein 2A1, whose translation MEARPPSQGGEEAAAGGGSTRSGTSPTRTAETLLRLLPLGLCMVALVLMLKNSQTNDSGSLSYSHLGAFRYLVHANGVCAGYSLLSAVAVVAAAPPPLTMFTAWSFFLLDQVLTYIILAAAATSAEVVYLAYKGDQGITWSEACGSFGGFCRRATASTAITFLVLLCYALLSLISSYRLFTNFDPPVITPKAKGTLELGNGSFHG comes from the exons ATGGAGGCCCGGCCACCAAGCCAAGGCGGCGAGGAGGCCGCAGCAGGAGGAGGAAGCACCCGAAGTGGTACTAGTCCCACGCGCACCGCCGAGACGCTGCTGCGGCTGCTGCCACTGGGGCTGTGCATGGTGGCGCTCGTCCTCATGCTCAAGAACTCTCAGACTAATGACTCTGGCTCTCTCTCTTACTCCCATCTCGGAGCTTTCAG GTACCTGGTGCATGCCAATGGAGTCTGTGCAGGCTATTCCCTTCTTTCAGCTGTGGCGGTTGTTGCAGCTGCTCCTCCCCCCTTAACCATGTTCACAGCCTGGAGTTTCTTCCTCCTCGATCAG GTGTTGACATACATAATACTGGCTGCTGCGGCAACATCAGCTGAAGTGGTGTATTTGGCATACAAAGGGGACCAAGGCATCACATGGAGTGAAGCCTGTGGCTCCTTTGGTGGGTTCTGCAGAAGGGCAACTGCATCCACGGCCATCACATTCCTGGTTCTGCTTTGCTATGCACTGCTCTCACTCATCTCCTCCTACAGGCTCTTCACCAACTTTGATCCGCCTGTTATTACCCCAAAAGCCAAGGGCACATTAGAGCTTGGTAATGGTTCCTTCCATGGCTGA
- the LOC127814141 gene encoding uncharacterized protein LOC127814141: MSLELLPHGGRHHHHHPIPSSVHSPTYLTANIQAMRMAEPKKEINSFKKPKPQLRWGRKRPPQAITWPSYRAISASLAPLDLTEDNVKQVLTDARAEFGQIFDASVGITGVAELAEMDGPFVKIRLKGRFWHKRSTVLDRLANYLKQKIPEILEVDIEDEKQLDDSPENF, from the exons ATGTCTCTGGAGCTTCTTCCCCATGGCGgccgccaccaccaccaccatccaATCCCATCATCAGTCCACTCTCCTACCTATCTCACTGCAAATATTCAAGCCATGAGAATGGCGGAACCCAAGAAAGAAATCAACAGCTTCAAGAAGCCAAAGCCACAGCTGAGGTGGGGAAGAAAGAGGCCTCCACAAGCCATCACCTGGCCAAGCTACAGGGCAATCTCAGCATCACTTGCACCCCTGGACTTGACAGAGGACAATGTCAAGCAGGTCTTAACTGATGCTAGAGCCGAG TTTGGGCAGATCTTTGACGCATCAGTTGGCATAACAG GAGTGGCAGAACTGGCTGAAATGGATGGGCCCTTTGTGAAGATTAGGCTGAAAGGTCGGTTTTGGCACAAGAGATCTACTGTCTTGGACAGGCTTGCAAATTACTTGAAGCAGAAGATCCCT GAGATCTTGGAGGTAGACATAGAAGATGAGAAGCAGTTGGATGACAGTCCCGAAAACTTCTGA